The following proteins are encoded in a genomic region of Rhizobium sp. ZPR4:
- a CDS encoding AraC family transcriptional regulator, which yields MSQISTALLLKTKTVLIRDVVCNGECRHKSGEECAHRTSLVYPYRGVFKRHVGQSDAVAEANQVLFFNRGQGYRISHPVDGGDSCLDLMIDESVLHEFAPKEQVQSGESVIFRRQRRRIDPRAQALVAMLRHGLSRKIAESLEGETLALTLVRRSLGERTSHAAGASYGRQKLVDRAKLVLSSDLARRWTLAEIAKDVGVSPVYLTQVFQQVEAIPLYRYQLRLRLARALDLLASYDDLTMLGLDLGFSSHSHFSAAFKQTYGLTPAEFQRSAQLKPKRYTTR from the coding sequence ATGTCACAAATTTCGACAGCCTTGCTGCTGAAGACGAAAACCGTCCTCATCCGCGATGTCGTCTGCAATGGTGAATGCCGGCACAAGAGCGGCGAGGAATGCGCCCACAGGACAAGCCTCGTTTATCCTTATCGCGGCGTCTTCAAGCGCCATGTCGGTCAGAGCGATGCCGTTGCGGAAGCAAACCAGGTGCTTTTCTTCAATCGAGGCCAGGGATACCGAATCAGCCATCCTGTCGACGGCGGCGATTCCTGTCTCGACCTCATGATCGACGAGAGCGTTCTTCACGAGTTTGCACCCAAGGAACAGGTTCAATCCGGGGAAAGCGTCATCTTTCGTCGCCAGCGCCGACGCATCGATCCACGCGCACAGGCGCTCGTGGCGATGCTTCGCCATGGGCTCAGCCGCAAGATAGCCGAGAGCCTGGAAGGCGAAACACTGGCATTGACCCTTGTGCGCCGTTCTCTCGGCGAACGGACGTCGCATGCGGCCGGCGCAAGTTATGGCCGGCAGAAGCTCGTTGATCGGGCAAAGCTGGTCCTCTCCTCCGATCTCGCCCGGCGCTGGACGCTTGCGGAGATCGCCAAGGACGTCGGCGTCTCGCCGGTTTATCTGACGCAGGTCTTCCAGCAGGTAGAAGCCATCCCTCTCTACCGCTATCAACTGCGGCTTCGGCTGGCGCGTGCGCTCGATCTCCTCGCTTCCTATGACGACCTGACCATGCTTGGGCTCGATCTTGGTTTTTCCAGCCACAGCCATTTCAGCGCCGCCTTCAAACAGACCTATGGCCTGACGCCAGCGGAGTTTCAGCGCTCCGCTCAGTTGAAGCCCAAGCGCTACACGACTCGCT
- a CDS encoding DUF1127 domain-containing protein: MQAANILLSSERVRSHYKARRAPLSALLSLVHLLACKIAERRNRNALLELSDDQLKDIGLSRGQNGSDVHVYSRY, translated from the coding sequence ATGCAAGCCGCAAACATCCTACTGTCTTCCGAACGCGTCCGCAGCCACTACAAGGCCCGACGCGCGCCTCTTTCGGCGTTGCTAAGCCTTGTACATCTGCTTGCGTGCAAGATAGCCGAGCGCAGGAACCGCAATGCGCTTCTGGAACTGTCGGACGATCAGTTGAAGGACATTGGCCTTTCCCGCGGCCAGAATGGAAGCGATGTCCATGTTTACAGCCGCTACTAA
- a CDS encoding Xaa-Pro peptidase family protein encodes MSWQHPVPRITEEERQQRLSRLRKLLDAQGVAGMLLGPTESLRYFTGLVWHASERFLGALVTPSGLYYIVPGFERSRVETLPHLPAEILEWQEEESSAALIARVLGNAGTLALDDNMPLYFYNALAAELGAERLANGGPIINGLRRIKSPAEIALIQYAMNLTLDVHKQAHALLKPGIRASEVVEFIDRRHREAGAHGGSTFCIVSFGEATSLPHGADGDQTLGEDDVILVDTGARIDGYHSDLTRTYKLKSGDSVFEDAWAIEREAQQAVFDAAKLGAACSSLDDAARAVLARHSLGPDYKLPGLPHRAGHGLGLEIHEEPYIVRGNTTELAPGMCFSNEPMIVFPQKFGIRLEDHIYMTTDGPRWFTQPSSGPTQPFAN; translated from the coding sequence ATGTCCTGGCAACATCCAGTACCCCGGATCACTGAGGAAGAAAGGCAACAGCGCCTTTCGAGGCTTCGAAAGCTGCTCGACGCGCAGGGGGTGGCCGGCATGTTGCTCGGGCCGACAGAGAGCCTGCGGTATTTCACCGGGCTCGTCTGGCATGCGAGCGAGCGTTTTCTCGGCGCGCTGGTGACGCCGAGCGGGCTTTACTACATCGTGCCGGGCTTCGAACGCAGCAGGGTCGAAACCCTGCCGCATCTGCCGGCCGAAATCCTCGAATGGCAGGAAGAGGAGAGCAGCGCGGCTCTGATCGCCCGCGTGCTCGGAAACGCGGGCACCCTGGCGCTCGACGACAATATGCCGCTTTACTTCTACAACGCGCTGGCTGCCGAGCTTGGGGCAGAAAGGCTTGCAAATGGGGGGCCGATCATCAATGGCCTGCGCCGGATTAAATCCCCAGCCGAAATCGCGCTCATTCAATATGCCATGAACCTGACGCTGGACGTGCACAAGCAGGCTCATGCCCTCCTCAAGCCGGGAATTCGCGCGTCGGAAGTCGTGGAATTCATCGACCGGCGTCATCGCGAGGCCGGTGCCCATGGCGGCTCGACCTTCTGCATCGTGTCCTTCGGTGAAGCCACGTCCCTGCCACACGGAGCAGACGGCGATCAGACGCTCGGCGAAGACGATGTCATTCTGGTGGATACGGGTGCCCGCATCGATGGCTATCATTCCGACCTGACGCGGACATATAAGCTGAAAAGCGGCGACAGCGTCTTCGAGGATGCCTGGGCGATCGAGCGCGAGGCGCAGCAGGCCGTTTTCGACGCTGCAAAGCTAGGCGCCGCCTGTTCCAGCCTGGATGATGCGGCTCGTGCCGTGCTGGCGAGACATTCGCTCGGGCCGGACTATAAGCTGCCGGGATTGCCGCATCGCGCCGGCCACGGCCTTGGCCTCGAAATTCACGAGGAGCCTTATATCGTGCGCGGCAACACGACGGAACTCGCGCCCGGCATGTGTTTCTCAAACGAGCCGATGATCGTCTTCCCGCAGAAATTCGGCATTCGGCTCGAGGATCACATCTATATGACGACGGACGGCCCGCGTTGGTTTACGCAACCATCCAGCGGGCCGACCCAGCCGTTTGCGAACTGA
- the ugpC gene encoding sn-glycerol-3-phosphate ABC transporter ATP-binding protein UgpC, giving the protein MASIDIQNVKKAYGHVQVLHDIDLRIKDGEFVVLVGPSGCGKSTLLRMIAGLEDISGGEIRIANNRVNELHPKDRDIAMVFQSYALYPHMNVAGNMSYSLRLRKVAKDGIAKAVAGAASKLGLDPLLERRPKALSGGQRQRVAMGRAIVRQPKAFLFDEPLSNLDARLREQMRAEIKKLHGDLKATSIYVTHDQIEAMTLADRIVAMHGGVVQQVGSPLELYDRPANLFVAGFIGSPGMNFLDATYEGGAVKLKDGTLISLPEPLKLATAAKVTLGIRPEHVVLSSNPSDMAANVELIEPTGFGIILHLSLHGLPFKVFTLDRTALSAGTQVNVSFPAQHLHVFDEDGKRAA; this is encoded by the coding sequence ATGGCATCGATCGATATTCAAAACGTCAAGAAAGCCTATGGCCACGTGCAGGTGCTGCACGACATCGACCTGCGGATCAAGGACGGCGAATTCGTCGTTCTTGTCGGTCCCTCCGGCTGCGGCAAATCCACCCTGCTCCGCATGATCGCCGGTCTCGAGGATATTAGCGGGGGCGAAATTCGTATCGCCAACAATCGCGTCAATGAGCTCCATCCGAAAGATCGCGACATCGCCATGGTGTTCCAATCTTATGCGCTCTATCCGCATATGAATGTCGCCGGCAACATGAGCTACAGTCTGCGGCTGCGGAAGGTGGCCAAGGATGGGATTGCCAAGGCGGTCGCCGGTGCGGCATCCAAGCTCGGCCTCGACCCGCTGCTGGAACGTCGGCCGAAGGCGCTCTCCGGCGGTCAGCGCCAACGCGTCGCCATGGGCCGCGCCATCGTGCGGCAACCGAAAGCCTTCCTTTTCGACGAGCCGCTGTCGAACCTCGATGCGCGTCTGCGTGAGCAGATGCGCGCTGAAATCAAGAAGCTGCACGGCGATCTTAAAGCGACGTCGATCTATGTGACCCATGACCAGATCGAGGCGATGACGTTGGCGGACCGTATCGTTGCCATGCACGGCGGTGTGGTCCAGCAGGTCGGCAGCCCGCTCGAACTCTATGATCGTCCCGCCAACCTCTTCGTCGCCGGCTTTATCGGGTCACCGGGCATGAACTTCCTCGATGCGACTTATGAGGGTGGTGCCGTCAAGCTCAAGGATGGTACGCTCATTTCGCTTCCGGAACCGCTAAAATTGGCAACCGCTGCGAAGGTGACGCTCGGTATTCGACCGGAGCACGTCGTGCTGTCGTCCAATCCGTCCGACATGGCCGCCAATGTCGAACTCATCGAACCCACCGGCTTCGGCATCATCCTGCATCTTTCGCTGCATGGCCTGCCGTTCAAGGTGTTCACCTTGGATCGCACCGCTCTGAGCGCGGGGACGCAGGTCAACGTCTCCTTCCCGGCACAGCATCTGCATGTCTTCGACGAAGATGGAAAAAGGGCGGCTTGA
- a CDS encoding carbohydrate ABC transporter permease — protein sequence MRRSILPIIAHRLAILCYVVFALFPLFWLLKVSVTPNDLLYTEGVRMWPSRTTWEHYAFVLQHSDFPTFFKNSLIVAGSTAIAVTICASLSGYALSRFNFRAKYWIVALMLLTQMFPLVMLVAPIFKILTPLHLTNSLTGLVIVYTAFNVPFATFLMQSFFDGIPKDLEEAAMIDGATQFTAFRQIILPLTLPGIAATLGFVFTAAWSELLFALMLINGNQAATFPVGLLTFVSKFSVDFGQMMAAGVMALIPAALFFLLIQRYLVQGLTAGAVKG from the coding sequence ATGAGACGATCCATCCTACCCATCATCGCGCATCGTCTGGCAATTCTTTGCTATGTCGTCTTCGCGCTTTTCCCGCTGTTCTGGCTGCTCAAGGTTTCGGTGACTCCGAATGACCTGCTTTATACCGAAGGCGTGCGCATGTGGCCGTCGCGGACGACATGGGAACATTACGCCTTCGTGCTGCAGCACAGCGACTTCCCGACATTCTTCAAGAACAGCCTGATCGTCGCCGGCTCGACGGCGATTGCCGTGACCATTTGCGCCTCTCTTTCCGGCTACGCGCTCTCGCGCTTCAACTTCCGTGCCAAATACTGGATCGTGGCGCTGATGCTGCTGACGCAGATGTTCCCGCTGGTCATGCTTGTCGCGCCGATCTTCAAGATCCTGACGCCGCTGCACCTGACCAACAGCCTGACCGGCCTCGTCATCGTCTACACGGCCTTCAACGTGCCCTTCGCCACCTTCCTGATGCAGTCCTTCTTCGACGGCATTCCAAAGGATCTGGAAGAAGCTGCGATGATCGATGGCGCGACGCAGTTCACGGCTTTCCGGCAGATCATCCTGCCGCTGACGCTGCCCGGCATCGCAGCCACCCTCGGCTTCGTCTTCACGGCGGCATGGAGCGAACTTCTCTTTGCGCTGATGCTCATCAACGGCAATCAGGCCGCGACCTTCCCGGTCGGGCTTCTCACCTTCGTCTCGAAATTCTCGGTGGATTTCGGGCAGATGATGGCGGCTGGCGTCATGGCGCTCATTCCGGCCGCGCTCTTCTTCCTGCTCATCCAACGCTATCTCGTGCAGGGCCTGACGGCCGGCGCGGTCAAGGGTTAG
- a CDS encoding sugar ABC transporter permease, whose product MTSMTDTLDRRHDRRPWLRRLADASEPYLYSAPALILIIAVMLVPLAIGISYAFRDIQLLNPFSGGFIGLEHFRELSQDKAFYWALKNTLWWTGASVALQFIFGLILALLLDKPFFGRSIVQALVFLPWAVPSFLAGLNWSWLFNPVIGPIPHWLYALGLMSEPNNILSDPTYAMWGPIVANVWWGIPFFAITLLAALQAIPRDLYEAASIDGAGWFERFRSITLPFLAPTIAITVLLRTVWVSNFADLIVVMTGGGPADRTQIVASYIFTQAFKRLDFGYASAIALVLLVLLLAYSMLIILLRQTLLNKD is encoded by the coding sequence ATGACTTCGATGACCGACACGCTCGACAGGCGTCACGACCGCAGGCCGTGGCTGAGGCGCCTGGCCGACGCCTCGGAGCCCTATCTCTACAGCGCCCCTGCCCTGATCCTCATCATCGCCGTGATGCTGGTGCCGCTGGCGATCGGCATATCCTACGCCTTCCGCGATATTCAGCTGCTCAATCCGTTTTCCGGCGGCTTCATCGGCCTTGAGCATTTTCGCGAGCTCTCGCAGGACAAGGCTTTCTACTGGGCACTGAAGAATACGCTTTGGTGGACGGGCGCTTCCGTGGCGCTGCAGTTCATCTTCGGCCTGATCCTGGCGCTGCTGCTCGACAAGCCGTTCTTCGGCAGGTCGATCGTGCAGGCGCTGGTATTCCTGCCCTGGGCCGTTCCTTCTTTCCTCGCCGGCCTCAACTGGTCGTGGCTCTTCAATCCAGTCATCGGCCCGATACCGCACTGGCTCTACGCGCTCGGCCTGATGAGCGAACCGAACAACATTCTGTCGGACCCGACCTATGCGATGTGGGGGCCAATCGTCGCCAATGTCTGGTGGGGCATTCCGTTCTTCGCGATCACGCTTCTGGCAGCGCTTCAGGCCATTCCGCGCGATCTCTATGAGGCAGCCTCGATCGACGGCGCCGGCTGGTTCGAGCGCTTCCGCTCGATTACCCTTCCCTTCCTGGCGCCAACCATCGCCATCACCGTCCTCCTGCGCACGGTCTGGGTCTCCAATTTTGCCGATCTGATCGTCGTCATGACGGGCGGCGGGCCTGCCGACCGCACGCAGATCGTCGCCAGCTACATCTTCACGCAGGCCTTCAAGCGGCTGGATTTCGGCTATGCCTCCGCCATCGCCCTGGTGCTGCTGGTGCTGCTGCTTGCCTATTCCATGCTGATCATCCTGCTGCGGCAGACCCTGCTGAACAAGGATTGA
- a CDS encoding sugar ABC transporter substrate-binding protein, with protein sequence MKRLITAALFTALMGGTAFADTTLKLVEVITSPERTETLKSIVAKFEAENPGTKVDIISLPWNEAFQKFATMVSAGDTPDVMEMPDTWLSLYGNNGMLESLEPYLAKWEHTKELTPRALQLGRDVKNTAYMLPYGFYLRAMFYNKKILKDAGIAEPPKTMDEFVKASEAISKLPGKYGYCMRGGPGGLNGWMIFAASMAGDNKYFKDDGTSTMNSPGWAKGIEWMVDLYKKGYAPKDSVNWGFNEVVAGFYSGTCAFLDQDPDALIAVAERMNKDDFGVAPLPKGPDGKSFPTIGYGGWSMFASSQNKDLSWKLIATLEGPEGNLTWNKKIGALPAYTAAEKDPFYAGDQFKGWFQELADKDTVPTVMPTYLEEFAFFKDSLAIKTSQQALLGDISAKDLADQWADYLTKAQQKFLAKK encoded by the coding sequence ATGAAAAGACTGATAACAGCAGCACTCTTTACCGCCTTGATGGGCGGGACCGCCTTTGCCGATACGACGCTGAAGCTCGTGGAAGTCATCACGAGCCCGGAGCGCACCGAGACGCTCAAGTCGATCGTCGCCAAGTTCGAGGCCGAAAACCCCGGCACCAAGGTCGACATCATCTCCCTGCCCTGGAATGAGGCCTTCCAGAAGTTTGCTACCATGGTCTCGGCAGGCGACACGCCCGATGTGATGGAAATGCCTGATACCTGGCTGTCGCTCTATGGCAATAACGGCATGCTCGAAAGCCTCGAGCCTTACCTCGCCAAATGGGAACACACGAAAGAGCTGACCCCACGCGCGCTTCAGCTCGGCCGTGACGTGAAGAACACCGCCTATATGCTGCCCTACGGCTTCTATCTGCGTGCCATGTTCTACAACAAGAAGATCCTGAAGGATGCCGGCATTGCTGAGCCGCCGAAGACGATGGACGAGTTCGTCAAGGCATCGGAAGCCATCTCCAAGCTGCCCGGCAAATACGGTTACTGCATGCGCGGTGGTCCGGGTGGGCTCAATGGCTGGATGATCTTTGCCGCCTCGATGGCCGGCGACAACAAATACTTCAAGGATGACGGCACCTCGACGATGAACAGCCCGGGCTGGGCCAAGGGCATCGAGTGGATGGTCGACCTCTACAAGAAGGGCTATGCGCCGAAGGATAGCGTCAACTGGGGCTTCAACGAGGTCGTCGCAGGCTTTTATTCCGGCACCTGCGCCTTCCTTGACCAGGACCCGGATGCCCTGATCGCTGTCGCCGAACGCATGAACAAGGACGATTTCGGCGTCGCACCGCTGCCGAAAGGCCCGGATGGCAAATCCTTCCCGACCATCGGCTACGGCGGCTGGTCGATGTTTGCCAGCAGCCAGAACAAGGACCTTTCCTGGAAGTTGATCGCGACCCTGGAAGGTCCGGAAGGCAATCTCACCTGGAACAAGAAGATCGGCGCCCTCCCGGCCTACACGGCGGCGGAGAAGGATCCCTTCTACGCTGGCGATCAGTTCAAGGGCTGGTTCCAGGAACTGGCCGACAAGGACACGGTGCCGACAGTCATGCCGACCTATCTTGAAGAGTTCGCCTTCTTCAAGGATTCGCTCGCCATCAAGACCTCGCAGCAGGCATTGCTCGGCGATATCTCGGCGAAGGATCTGGCCGACCAGTGGGCCGACTATCTCACCAAGGCCCAGCAGAAGTTCCTGGCCAAGAAGTAA
- a CDS encoding PLP-dependent transferase has product MTDGLEPFELASLITAHDDGNFADAVVPPIFQTSLFTFSSYDEMIASYRGEKVRPTYTRGLNPTVRLFEEMLAKLEGAEDALGFASGMAAISSAVLSFVEPGDRIVAVKHVYPDAFRLFGTVLKRMKVDVTYVDGRDEEAVAKALPGAKVFYMESPTSWVMEAHDVGALAALAKQHGVVSMIDNSWATPYFQQPLKLGVDLVIHSASKYLGGHSDVVAGVVAGSKEMIARLKAEAYPYLGGKLSPFDAWLLIRGLRTLPIRMKAHEAAAMTIAKRLQELDVVEQVCHPGLANRLPAGLNGTSGLFSFIFREGVDVRAFADRLKLFKLGVSWGGHESLIVPGEVVLQQKAQPNSAHTFGINPRSVRLHVGLEGTEALWKELEEAIAAAS; this is encoded by the coding sequence ATGACTGACGGGTTAGAGCCGTTCGAACTTGCATCCCTCATAACAGCCCATGACGACGGCAATTTCGCCGATGCCGTGGTGCCGCCGATCTTTCAGACATCGCTCTTCACCTTCTCCAGCTATGACGAGATGATCGCCTCCTACCGCGGCGAAAAGGTGCGGCCGACCTATACGCGCGGCCTCAACCCGACGGTGCGCCTGTTCGAAGAAATGCTGGCGAAGCTCGAAGGCGCCGAGGACGCGCTCGGCTTTGCCAGCGGCATGGCGGCGATCTCGTCAGCCGTGCTGAGTTTCGTCGAGCCGGGCGACCGGATCGTTGCGGTCAAGCATGTCTATCCCGACGCCTTCCGCCTCTTCGGCACGGTCCTGAAGCGTATGAAGGTGGACGTGACGTATGTCGATGGCCGCGATGAAGAAGCGGTCGCCAAGGCACTTCCCGGCGCAAAAGTCTTCTACATGGAGAGCCCGACGAGTTGGGTCATGGAGGCGCACGATGTCGGCGCGCTGGCGGCACTCGCCAAGCAGCACGGCGTCGTCTCGATGATCGACAACAGTTGGGCCACACCCTATTTCCAGCAGCCGCTGAAGCTCGGCGTCGATCTCGTCATTCATTCCGCTTCCAAATATCTCGGTGGTCACAGCGACGTTGTCGCCGGCGTCGTCGCGGGCTCGAAAGAGATGATCGCGCGGCTGAAGGCGGAAGCCTATCCCTATCTCGGCGGCAAGCTTTCGCCCTTCGACGCATGGCTCCTGATCCGTGGCCTTCGCACCTTGCCGATCCGCATGAAGGCGCACGAGGCGGCGGCGATGACGATCGCCAAGCGCCTACAGGAACTCGATGTCGTCGAGCAGGTCTGCCATCCGGGTCTTGCCAATCGGCTGCCTGCCGGACTGAACGGCACCTCGGGTCTGTTTTCGTTCATCTTCCGCGAAGGCGTCGACGTGCGTGCATTCGCGGATCGCCTCAAGCTCTTCAAGCTGGGTGTGAGCTGGGGCGGGCATGAGAGCTTGATCGTACCGGGCGAAGTCGTGCTGCAGCAAAAGGCGCAGCCGAATTCAGCGCATACCTTCGGCATCAATCCACGCTCCGTACGTCTCCATGTCGGCCTCGAAGGAACCGAGGCCCTGTGGAAGGAACTCGAGGAGGCGATTGCCGCCGCCTCGTGA
- a CDS encoding FadR/GntR family transcriptional regulator, producing MLTPLPSIDRTQQVIEALSTFIESSKLQAGERLPTERELMAALSVGRSTIREVITYFQALGVMETRKGSGTYLLKPVSKATIHMPLSFNPSHLRDALLQTLEVRRGIECEAGMVAARKRTAEDIVIIEEKLNEMERVHMAKGTSGPEDLAFHLAVYDATHNPLFRQLLEQMRETFERFWDHPFDRQDFARRSFPYHRTLFNAIVDQDPEAARAETMKILDVVEEDIKEMSK from the coding sequence ATGCTTACCCCTCTTCCTTCCATCGATCGGACGCAGCAAGTCATCGAAGCGCTGTCGACCTTCATCGAGTCGTCGAAACTCCAGGCCGGCGAGCGACTACCGACCGAGCGCGAACTGATGGCGGCGCTTTCCGTGGGACGCTCCACCATTCGCGAGGTGATCACCTACTTCCAGGCGCTCGGCGTCATGGAGACGCGCAAAGGCAGCGGCACCTATCTGCTAAAGCCGGTTTCGAAGGCAACGATCCATATGCCGCTTTCCTTCAATCCGTCCCATCTGCGCGATGCGCTGTTGCAGACGCTGGAGGTCCGTCGCGGCATCGAGTGCGAGGCCGGCATGGTGGCTGCAAGGAAGCGAACCGCGGAAGACATCGTCATCATCGAAGAGAAGCTCAACGAGATGGAGCGTGTGCATATGGCCAAGGGCACATCCGGGCCCGAGGATCTTGCCTTCCATCTTGCCGTCTATGACGCCACGCATAATCCGCTGTTCCGGCAGCTTCTCGAACAGATGCGCGAAACCTTCGAGCGCTTCTGGGATCATCCCTTCGATCGGCAGGATTTTGCCCGCCGGTCCTTCCCCTATCACCGCACGCTCTTCAACGCGATCGTTGATCAGGATCCAGAGGCAGCGCGCGCCGAAACAATGAAAATTCTCGACGTGGTCGAGGAAGACATCAAGGAAATGTCCAAATGA
- a CDS encoding amidohydrolase family protein — translation MSTIETLFTRAKLADGSIKDIGVTSGRIVSIEETKAPATAAEVIDLEGVLVVPGFVEGHIHLDTSFYGDAWIPHKPCTSGFNVHERVAFQAQNMAQAAPMDERARNQLELCIANGSTHMRSHVMVDGSVGLRSLETILAVREEYRGLIDIQLVAFPQSGILKSPGTPELLNEAIAMGANLVGGLDPASFDRDIEKHLDVVFGVAEKHGVDVDIHLHEGGTLGLFTIEQICARTRDLSMGGHVTISHAYGLGDLSIEAVTRAAALIAESGVSIMTNAPGAHPFPPVALLRAAGVNVFSGSDNIRDSWWPYGDGDMLSRAMMIGYRSGFYTDEELKVAFDVVTESGAKALRLEGYGLQIGTKADFVTLKAEHVPEAVVAVPKGRAVYKAGKLVAADGVVLRR, via the coding sequence TTGAGCACGATCGAAACCCTCTTTACCCGGGCCAAGCTCGCCGATGGCTCGATCAAGGACATTGGCGTCACGAGCGGCCGCATCGTGTCGATCGAAGAAACCAAAGCGCCGGCCACAGCCGCTGAGGTAATAGACCTCGAAGGTGTTCTTGTGGTGCCGGGTTTCGTCGAGGGACACATTCATCTCGACACAAGCTTCTACGGAGACGCATGGATCCCGCACAAGCCATGTACCAGCGGCTTCAATGTCCATGAACGCGTTGCCTTTCAGGCGCAGAACATGGCGCAGGCTGCGCCGATGGACGAAAGAGCCAGAAACCAGCTTGAACTCTGCATCGCCAATGGCAGCACGCATATGCGCAGCCATGTCATGGTGGATGGCTCCGTCGGGCTGAGATCGCTCGAAACCATCCTTGCGGTACGCGAGGAATATCGCGGCTTGATCGACATTCAGCTCGTCGCTTTCCCGCAAAGTGGCATCCTGAAGAGCCCTGGTACGCCCGAGCTTCTGAACGAGGCGATCGCTATGGGCGCAAATCTCGTCGGAGGGCTCGATCCGGCGAGCTTCGACCGGGATATTGAAAAGCACCTCGACGTGGTTTTCGGAGTCGCCGAGAAGCATGGCGTCGATGTCGACATCCATCTTCACGAAGGCGGAACGCTCGGCCTTTTCACCATCGAGCAGATCTGCGCCCGCACGCGTGACCTTTCCATGGGCGGGCACGTCACGATCAGCCACGCCTACGGACTTGGCGATCTTTCGATCGAAGCGGTAACGCGTGCTGCGGCGCTCATCGCTGAGAGCGGCGTCTCCATCATGACGAACGCACCGGGTGCCCACCCCTTCCCGCCGGTTGCCCTGCTTCGAGCTGCCGGCGTCAATGTCTTCAGCGGCAGCGACAATATTCGGGATTCCTGGTGGCCCTATGGCGATGGCGATATGCTCAGCCGCGCGATGATGATCGGCTATCGGTCCGGCTTCTATACGGACGAGGAATTGAAGGTCGCCTTCGATGTCGTGACCGAGAGCGGCGCCAAAGCTTTGCGCCTCGAGGGCTACGGCTTGCAGATCGGTACAAAGGCCGACTTCGTCACCCTGAAGGCAGAGCACGTTCCCGAAGCGGTGGTTGCTGTGCCGAAAGGACGTGCGGTCTACAAGGCGGGCAAGCTCGTTGCCGCAGATGGCGTCGTCCTGCGGCGCTGA
- a CDS encoding GntR family transcriptional regulator translates to MNPSADGLLTPSDSTDGGAQQIRDAIRDAIVERRLAPGTKLSESDVGGLFNVSRTLARAALQALSYEGLVSVEKNRGAFVAYPSPEEARQIFAARRLVEPGILKSAAEHITAAQLKHLRQLLIEEGRLMGERGQSARRAEIKASGDFHLMLASISGNLIMQRFMEELVARSSLVIALYGQSSASSCGHSEHGDIVTALERKDVDTACDLMLHHIAHIEADLDLRERKSFGLKEAFEQ, encoded by the coding sequence ATGAATCCTTCAGCAGATGGGCTTTTGACGCCCAGCGATTCTACCGACGGCGGCGCGCAGCAGATTCGTGATGCTATTCGCGACGCGATCGTCGAGCGCCGGCTTGCGCCGGGCACGAAACTGTCCGAGAGCGATGTCGGCGGTCTGTTCAATGTCAGCCGAACTCTGGCGCGCGCCGCCCTGCAGGCTCTTTCTTATGAGGGACTCGTCAGCGTCGAGAAAAACCGGGGCGCTTTCGTCGCCTACCCATCGCCAGAGGAAGCCCGACAGATATTCGCTGCACGCCGCCTGGTCGAGCCGGGCATATTGAAATCGGCGGCTGAACATATCACCGCGGCTCAGCTCAAGCATCTCCGACAGCTTCTCATTGAAGAGGGCCGCTTGATGGGAGAGCGCGGTCAATCCGCGCGCCGGGCTGAAATCAAGGCTTCGGGCGACTTCCATCTGATGCTGGCGTCGATATCAGGCAATCTTATCATGCAGCGCTTCATGGAAGAGCTCGTTGCCCGCTCGTCACTGGTGATCGCGCTCTACGGACAATCAAGCGCCTCCAGTTGCGGCCATTCCGAGCACGGTGACATCGTCACCGCGCTGGAGCGCAAGGATGTCGACACTGCCTGTGATCTGATGCTCCATCATATCGCGCATATCGAGGCCGATCTCGACCTGCGGGAGCGCAAGAGCTTCGGCCTGAAAGAAGCATTCGAGCAGTGA